One window from the genome of Thermaerobacter marianensis DSM 12885 encodes:
- a CDS encoding DHH family phosphoesterase — protein MVGEKDGMARADAPGGGVPAGGPAEDGEFAQVVKTLQAGRRFALFLHLSPDGDSIGSTLALGLALERLGKRTVWVGADLPGDAYRFLPASDRFRLWNEVEEDWSQYDAAVLLDCADLDRVGPARAAIERIGRVVNVDHHPSNRRYGDVNYVEPGAAAVGEITARLIDALGVPLDTAMAYGLYTAILTDTGSFQYENTRPGTLRLAARLLELGVEPQRVSQSIFDQRPLRVLRLLREALGTLEVGAGGRLAWMTVSRAMMDRVGAHRGDTEGFVNYPRSLAGVEVALLFVEEPDGRVRISWRSNREVDVSRLAARFGGGGHARAAGCTLAGPLEKARVQVLQDVARYLEEQATEAAGPSPGPGGPGPGPWGGGEGPS, from the coding sequence ATGGTCGGTGAAAAGGACGGCATGGCCAGGGCGGACGCGCCCGGCGGCGGGGTGCCGGCCGGGGGGCCGGCGGAGGACGGGGAGTTCGCTCAGGTGGTCAAGACCCTTCAGGCCGGGCGCCGCTTCGCCCTGTTCCTCCACCTGTCGCCCGACGGCGACAGCATCGGCTCGACCCTGGCGCTGGGCCTCGCCCTGGAACGCCTGGGTAAGCGGACCGTCTGGGTGGGCGCCGACCTGCCCGGCGACGCGTACCGCTTCCTGCCGGCCAGCGACCGGTTCCGTCTCTGGAACGAGGTGGAGGAGGACTGGTCCCAGTACGACGCGGCCGTCCTGCTGGACTGCGCCGATCTGGACCGGGTGGGTCCCGCCCGGGCGGCCATCGAGCGCATCGGCCGGGTCGTCAACGTGGACCATCACCCCTCCAACCGGCGATACGGGGACGTGAACTACGTCGAGCCCGGCGCGGCGGCGGTGGGGGAGATCACCGCCCGCCTGATCGACGCCCTGGGCGTGCCCCTGGACACCGCCATGGCGTACGGCCTCTACACGGCGATCCTCACGGACACCGGCTCCTTCCAGTACGAGAACACCCGGCCCGGAACCCTGCGGCTGGCGGCGCGGCTACTGGAACTGGGGGTGGAGCCCCAGCGGGTGTCCCAGTCGATCTTCGACCAGCGGCCGCTCAGGGTGTTGCGCCTGTTGCGGGAAGCCCTGGGCACCCTGGAGGTGGGCGCGGGCGGCCGGCTGGCGTGGATGACCGTCTCCCGCGCCATGATGGACAGGGTGGGGGCCCACCGCGGGGACACCGAGGGCTTCGTCAACTACCCGCGCTCCCTGGCGGGCGTCGAGGTCGCCCTGCTCTTCGTGGAGGAGCCGGACGGGCGGGTGCGGATCAGCTGGCGCTCCAACCGCGAGGTGGACGTCAGCCGGCTGGCGGCCCGCTTCGGCGGCGGCGGCCACGCCCGGGCGGCGGGTTGCACGCTGGCCGGGCCGCTGGAGAAGGCCCGGGTTCAGGTGCTGCAGGACGTGGCCCGTTACCTGGAAGAACAGGCCACCGAAGCTGCCGGCCCCAGCCCGGGCCCGGGCGGGCCGGGGCCGGGGCCCTGGGGCGGCGGGGAGGGCCCCTCGTGA